One Gossypium raimondii isolate GPD5lz chromosome 3, ASM2569854v1, whole genome shotgun sequence genomic window carries:
- the LOC105796859 gene encoding major allergen Pru ar 1 — MGVFTKEAEVSTPLPPAKAFKAFAVDIENLMPKVAPQTVKSVEVLEGNGGPGTIRKITFAEGHGLSHAKHKVDVLDKDNLVYAYTVMESDFFNNKIEKISYDIKFVAAADGGSTVKVAATFYTAGDTEVTPDLMAQIKEASEKRALVMKAIESYVLANPDA, encoded by the exons atgggTGTTTTCACAAAAGAAGCAGAGGTGAGTACCCCACTCCCACCAGCCAAGGCTTTCAAGGCCTTTGCTGTAGATATCGAAAACCTAATGCCCAAAGTTGCCCCACAAACAGTCAAGAGCGTCGAGGTCCTTGAAGGAAATGGTGGCCCTGGTACTATCAGGAAGATCACCTTTGCTGAAg GGCATGGATTAAGTCATGCGAAACACAAGGTTGATGTATTAGACAAAGACAACTTGGTGTACGCTTACACTGTGATGGAAAGCGATTTTTTTAACAACAAGATCGAGAAAATCAGTTACGACATCAAGTTTGTTGCAGCAGCTGATGGAGGGTCAACTGTTAAGGTAGCTGCCACGTTTTACACCGCCGGTGACACTGAGGTCACTCCCGACTTAATGGCCCAGATCAAGGAAGCTTCCGAGAAGCGAGCCCTTGTTATGAAGGCTATTGAAAGTTACGTCTTGGCAAATCCCGATGCCTAA